In a single window of the Olivibacter sp. SDN3 genome:
- a CDS encoding cysteine desulfurase yields MTHYDIHSIRTDFPILTSMVNGKPLVYLDNGATTQKPQLVIDAIADYYTKKNSNIHRGVHHLSQLATDAYEVTRKKLKTFINAPHEYEIIMTSGTTHGINLVASCYGRKFINEGDEVIISAMEHHSNIVPWQMLCEERKAKLRIIPINDAGELDMEVYRSLLNEKVKIVAVTYVSNTLGTINPVKEIIDLAHNIGAPVLIDGAQAIQHFSVDVQALDVDFFVFSGHKMYGPTGVGVLYGKEKWLNQMPPYQGGGDMIKEVKFEKTTYNELPFKFEAGTPNIEAGICLAQAVDYIETIGLQNIALYETELLHYATDVLEDIENIRIVGTAKEKSSVISFLVNGTHPYDVGVILDKLGVAVRTGHHCTQPLMDRFGIPGTVRASIAMYNTKEEIDVLASAVRKAVSMLV; encoded by the coding sequence TTGACACATTACGATATTCATAGTATAAGGACTGATTTTCCGATTTTGACCAGTATGGTCAACGGAAAACCATTGGTGTATCTAGATAATGGCGCAACTACGCAAAAACCGCAATTAGTTATAGATGCCATTGCAGATTACTATACAAAAAAAAATAGTAATATCCATCGTGGTGTTCATCATCTAAGTCAATTAGCTACTGACGCTTATGAAGTGACCCGCAAAAAACTCAAAACTTTTATAAATGCTCCCCATGAGTACGAGATAATCATGACGAGTGGCACAACTCATGGGATTAATCTTGTGGCGTCCTGTTATGGCCGAAAATTTATAAATGAAGGAGATGAGGTCATTATCTCCGCAATGGAGCATCATAGTAATATTGTCCCTTGGCAAATGTTATGTGAAGAGCGTAAGGCAAAACTTCGTATCATTCCGATTAACGACGCAGGCGAGCTGGATATGGAGGTGTATCGTTCTTTGTTAAACGAAAAGGTTAAAATAGTGGCTGTTACCTATGTCTCAAACACGTTGGGAACTATTAACCCGGTAAAAGAGATTATTGATCTGGCACATAATATCGGAGCTCCAGTGTTGATTGACGGAGCGCAGGCAATACAACACTTCTCAGTTGATGTACAGGCTCTGGATGTGGACTTTTTTGTGTTTTCGGGACATAAAATGTATGGACCCACGGGTGTCGGAGTGCTCTATGGAAAAGAGAAGTGGTTAAATCAAATGCCTCCATATCAGGGTGGTGGTGATATGATTAAGGAGGTTAAATTTGAAAAGACAACCTACAATGAGTTGCCATTTAAATTTGAGGCTGGAACACCAAATATTGAAGCGGGTATTTGCTTGGCTCAAGCGGTAGATTACATCGAGACTATTGGACTGCAAAATATAGCATTATATGAGACAGAGCTGCTTCATTATGCAACAGACGTTTTAGAGGATATTGAAAATATTCGGATAGTTGGTACAGCAAAGGAGAAATCCAGTGTAATCTCTTTTTTAGTTAATGGAACGCATCCATACGATGTTGGAGTGATTTTAGATAAACTGGGCGTTGCCGTGAGGACAGGGCATCATTGTACACAGCCTTTAATGGATCGTTTTGGTATTCCAGGTACCGTTAGAGCCTCTATCGCTATGTATAATACCAAAGAAGAAATAGACGTTTTGGCATCTGCAGTTAGGAAAGCTGTAAGTATGTTGGTATAA
- the sufD gene encoding Fe-S cluster assembly protein SufD, whose amino-acid sequence MEKAIVHGLAAYKLVLVNGRFRADLSDVIQEENIFVDAIEHVTDHPSFLSHFAKYADNADNPLVALNTALCNSGIFIYAKKNAVLNRSIQVIHVSSTSDPLFNQTRNLFLLERGAKLEIVESFVTEGAGVTLNNNVSEIVLKENAQLQHYYIQTAKKSSQYLNHTEIYQEKHSLYNNYNCTFPGPSFVRNNINVRLDDSSVESHLYGVTLTADDQFVDNHTVVDHRKPHCESYEWYKNITQDTSTAVFNGKIFVREDAQKTNAFQQNNNMLIGEKSAIYSKPQLEIFADDVKCSHGCTMGQFDDDALFYLRARGIGEEKARVLLVHAFAFDVTEKFNSEPVRKYVEHLIEQGLLVD is encoded by the coding sequence TTGGAAAAGGCTATTGTGCATGGGTTAGCTGCATATAAATTGGTGTTGGTAAATGGACGTTTCCGTGCAGACCTGTCTGACGTTATCCAAGAGGAGAATATATTTGTTGATGCCATAGAGCATGTAACCGATCACCCTTCCTTTCTGTCGCATTTTGCGAAATATGCAGATAATGCAGATAATCCGTTGGTTGCGTTGAACACCGCCTTATGTAATAGTGGTATATTTATATATGCGAAAAAAAACGCAGTATTGAATAGAAGCATTCAAGTTATCCACGTTTCCTCAACAAGCGACCCGTTGTTTAATCAAACACGTAATCTGTTCCTTTTAGAACGTGGGGCAAAACTGGAAATCGTTGAATCGTTCGTCACTGAGGGAGCAGGAGTAACATTGAACAATAATGTTAGTGAAATTGTGTTGAAAGAAAATGCACAGTTACAGCATTATTATATTCAAACTGCAAAGAAATCATCACAGTACCTCAATCATACCGAAATATATCAGGAAAAACACAGTTTATATAACAATTATAACTGTACATTCCCCGGACCATCTTTCGTGAGAAATAATATCAATGTTCGGTTAGACGATTCCTCGGTAGAAAGCCATTTATATGGTGTTACTTTAACCGCTGATGATCAGTTTGTTGACAATCATACTGTTGTGGATCATCGGAAACCCCATTGCGAAAGCTACGAATGGTACAAAAATATCACACAAGATACATCCACTGCTGTATTTAACGGTAAAATATTTGTTCGGGAAGACGCACAAAAAACTAATGCTTTCCAACAAAATAATAATATGCTGATAGGTGAAAAGTCAGCAATTTATAGCAAGCCACAGTTAGAAATCTTTGCAGACGATGTGAAATGTAGCCATGGATGCACCATGGGACAGTTTGATGACGACGCATTGTTTTATTTGCGCGCGAGAGGGATTGGTGAAGAGAAGGCGCGTGTTTTGTTGGTTCATGCGTTTGCTTTCGATGTCACGGAGAAATTTAACAGCGAGCCCGTACGAAAATATGTGGAGCATTTGATTGAACAAGGGTTGCTGGTTGACTAA
- the sufC gene encoding Fe-S cluster assembly ATPase SufC → MLNIRNLQASVDDKQILKGLNLEVKAGEVHAIMGPNGSGKSTLASVLAGRDSYEVTGGEVTLEGKDLLDLAPEDRAREGLFLAFQYPIEIPGVSNINFLKTAVNEIRAYHGLPPMEAKTFLKRVKEKQKLVEFDAKLANRSLNEGFSGGEKKRNEIFQLAMLEPKLAILDETDSGLDIDALRIVANGVNHLRSKDNAFVVITHYQRLLEYIVPDFVHVLYKGRIVKSGTKELALELEEKGYDWLKESVDAEESATL, encoded by the coding sequence ATGTTAAATATTAGAAACCTACAGGCATCTGTAGATGATAAACAAATTTTAAAGGGATTAAACTTAGAAGTTAAAGCAGGAGAGGTGCATGCTATTATGGGACCAAACGGGTCGGGTAAAAGTACATTGGCTTCTGTTCTGGCAGGTAGAGACTCATACGAAGTTACCGGCGGAGAAGTGACCTTGGAAGGGAAGGATCTATTGGATCTTGCACCAGAGGATCGAGCACGTGAGGGTTTGTTTCTTGCCTTTCAATATCCCATAGAAATACCTGGTGTATCGAATATAAACTTTTTAAAAACTGCTGTTAACGAAATCCGAGCTTACCACGGGCTACCCCCAATGGAGGCAAAAACGTTTTTGAAGCGGGTGAAGGAGAAACAAAAGTTGGTTGAATTTGATGCTAAACTAGCAAATCGATCTTTGAATGAAGGCTTTTCTGGAGGTGAGAAGAAACGTAATGAAATTTTTCAATTAGCAATGCTCGAACCTAAGTTGGCTATTTTGGATGAAACGGATTCAGGATTGGATATTGATGCTTTGCGGATAGTGGCTAATGGTGTAAACCATCTTCGTAGTAAGGATAATGCATTTGTAGTGATAACACACTATCAACGTTTATTGGAATATATAGTGCCAGATTTTGTGCATGTATTATATAAAGGACGTATTGTAAAATCTGGTACAAAAGAATTGGCTTTGGAATTGGAGGAAAAAGGATATGATTGGTTGAAGGAAAGTGTAGATGCTGAAGAAAGCGCAACTTTATAA
- the sufB gene encoding Fe-S cluster assembly protein SufB — MSTKDDNILKELAVEEYKYGFTTDIEMEIAKKGLSEDTVRFISNKKAEPEWLLAWRLKALKHFEKMAVPEWQNFNHPKVDFQDISYYAAPKEKPKVSSMEEVDPELLETFAKLGIPLDEQKVLAGVVAVDAVFDSVSVKTTFREKLKEYGVIFCSFGEAVKEHPDLVKQYLGTVVPQTDNLYAALNAAVFSDGSFVYIPKGVNCPMELSTYFRINAQNTGQFERTLIIADEGSYVSYLEGCTAPMRDENQLHAAVVELIALESAEIKYSTVQNWYPGDKEGKGGIYNFVTKRGICKGDNSKISWTQVETGSSITWKYPSVILKGDNSVGEFYSVALTRNHQIADTGSKMFHIGKNTKSKIVSKGISAGFSQNSYRGLVQIGKGAEKARNFTQCDSLLIGDQCGAHTFPYIEAKNKTAKLEHEATTSKIGEDQIFYLNQRGIDPEKAVGLIVNGYAKEVLNQLPMEFAVEAQKLLAISLEGSVG; from the coding sequence ATGAGTACCAAAGACGATAATATATTAAAGGAGTTAGCTGTAGAGGAGTATAAGTACGGTTTTACGACAGATATTGAGATGGAAATCGCTAAGAAAGGTCTGTCGGAAGATACGGTACGTTTTATCTCCAATAAAAAAGCAGAACCTGAATGGCTCTTAGCCTGGAGGTTAAAGGCATTGAAACATTTTGAAAAAATGGCTGTTCCCGAATGGCAAAACTTCAATCACCCAAAGGTTGATTTTCAGGACATATCTTATTACGCAGCACCTAAGGAGAAACCGAAGGTTAGCAGCATGGAAGAGGTCGATCCTGAATTGTTGGAAACTTTTGCGAAATTGGGAATTCCATTGGATGAACAAAAGGTGTTGGCTGGAGTAGTTGCTGTAGATGCCGTGTTTGATAGCGTTTCCGTTAAAACTACTTTTAGGGAAAAGTTGAAAGAATACGGTGTTATTTTCTGCTCTTTCGGGGAGGCCGTAAAAGAACATCCTGATCTGGTAAAACAGTATTTGGGAACTGTAGTTCCTCAAACAGATAATCTTTACGCTGCGCTCAATGCAGCAGTATTCTCTGACGGTTCTTTTGTTTATATACCAAAAGGTGTGAACTGTCCAATGGAATTATCTACCTATTTCCGAATTAACGCGCAGAATACCGGGCAATTTGAAAGAACGCTGATTATTGCAGATGAAGGGAGTTATGTGAGTTATTTAGAAGGTTGTACTGCTCCTATGAGAGACGAAAATCAATTGCATGCGGCGGTAGTTGAACTTATAGCTTTGGAAAGTGCTGAGATTAAATACAGTACCGTACAAAATTGGTATCCTGGCGACAAAGAGGGAAAAGGAGGGATTTATAATTTTGTGACAAAACGGGGTATATGTAAAGGAGATAACAGTAAGATTTCATGGACACAGGTTGAAACAGGATCATCAATTACCTGGAAATATCCTAGTGTTATATTGAAAGGCGATAATTCTGTTGGAGAATTTTATTCTGTTGCTCTTACCCGTAACCATCAGATAGCCGATACAGGGAGTAAGATGTTCCATATCGGGAAAAATACGAAAAGTAAGATAGTTTCTAAGGGAATTTCTGCAGGTTTTAGCCAGAATAGTTATAGAGGATTGGTTCAAATTGGCAAGGGTGCAGAAAAGGCGAGAAACTTTACGCAGTGCGATTCGCTTTTAATTGGAGACCAATGCGGAGCACATACCTTTCCTTATATTGAAGCCAAGAATAAAACAGCTAAGTTGGAACACGAAGCTACTACTTCAAAAATAGGCGAAGATCAGATTTTTTATCTGAATCAACGAGGTATAGATCCCGAAAAAGCTGTAGGGCTTATCGTGAATGGGTATGCAAAAGAGGTATTGAATCAACTACCTATGGAATTTGCTGTAGAGGCCCAAAAGTTATTGGCTATCTCGCTGGAAGGCAGTGTAGGATAA
- the pyrF gene encoding orotidine-5'-phosphate decarboxylase, which yields MTRKELINQIKQKRSFLCVGLDTDLQKIPTFLLDHEDPVYEFNRQIVEATADLCVAFKPNIAFYESMGIAGWKSLYKTRQIIPANCLSIADAKRGDIGNTSDMYAKAFLSEQEDALGFDAITIAPYMGEDSVTPFLKYSGKWAVVLALTSNKGSLDFQFFKDNHETRLFERVIEKVNEWGTIDNLMYVVGATRGEAFKDIRKQAPDHFLLVPGVGAQGGSLQEVCAYGMNRDCGLLVNATRSIIYAGNGENFADKAREQALLLQEEMELELMKAGIID from the coding sequence ATGACTCGTAAGGAACTGATTAATCAAATAAAGCAAAAACGTTCTTTCTTATGTGTTGGCTTAGATACAGATCTCCAAAAGATACCAACATTTCTTTTGGATCATGAGGATCCTGTTTACGAGTTTAACAGACAAATAGTTGAAGCGACAGCCGACCTGTGTGTTGCTTTTAAACCCAATATAGCTTTTTACGAAAGTATGGGGATCGCCGGCTGGAAAAGTTTATACAAAACAAGGCAAATTATACCTGCCAATTGTTTAAGCATCGCAGATGCTAAACGTGGCGATATAGGGAATACTTCGGATATGTATGCTAAAGCCTTTCTTTCCGAGCAAGAGGATGCTTTGGGCTTTGACGCGATTACTATAGCCCCCTATATGGGCGAAGACTCTGTAACGCCTTTTTTGAAGTATTCCGGTAAATGGGCTGTTGTGTTGGCGCTAACTTCAAATAAAGGTAGTTTGGATTTTCAATTTTTTAAAGATAACCATGAAACCCGTTTGTTCGAACGAGTTATCGAAAAGGTGAACGAATGGGGAACAATAGATAATTTGATGTATGTTGTGGGAGCTACGAGAGGAGAAGCTTTTAAAGATATACGTAAGCAGGCACCTGATCATTTTTTGTTAGTACCGGGGGTTGGTGCGCAAGGAGGTAGCTTGCAGGAAGTGTGCGCGTATGGAATGAATCGAGACTGTGGTTTGTTGGTCAACGCCACTAGATCGATTATATATGCCGGTAATGGGGAGAATTTTGCGGATAAAGCTCGGGAGCAGGCGTTGTTATTGCAGGAAGAAATGGAATTGGAGTTGATGAAGGCAGGTATTATCGATTAA
- the rho gene encoding transcription termination factor Rho, with protein sequence MNINELNAKLVSELREIAKLIGIVDADKLRKQELINKIIATENDRPAKPEESAQSAKEENNEQKHRKRVRTGTKQTEPVEIRKKTENALGGQAKEEAIPTDKAPAQDRPLRVERRPATNGGSASAAKNDNQAPLPPASNLDFDNVIVNEGVLEIMPDGYGFLRSSDYNYLTSPDDIYVSQSQIKLFGLKTGDTVRGSIRPPKEGEKYFPLVRVEAINGQVPAEVRDRVPFDYLTPLFPTERLKLYTDAGNNSTRIMDLFTPIGKGQRGLIVAQPKTGKTVLLKEVANAIAKNHPEVYLIILLIDERPEEVTDMARSVRAEVVSSTFDEPAERHVKIANIVLEKAKRMVECGHDVVILLDSITRLARAYNTVAPASGKILSGGVDANALHKPKRFFGAARNIEHGGSLTILATALTDTGSKMDEVIFEEFKGTGNMELQLDRKLSNKRIFPAIDITASSTRRDDLLNDKETLQRIWVLRNHLADMNSTEAMEFLLAQLRGTRSNEEFLISMNS encoded by the coding sequence ATGAATATTAATGAATTGAACGCTAAGCTCGTCTCCGAGCTACGTGAAATTGCAAAGTTAATCGGCATTGTAGATGCCGATAAGTTGAGAAAGCAAGAATTAATCAACAAGATAATTGCAACTGAAAACGATAGACCGGCTAAACCTGAAGAGTCTGCGCAATCTGCGAAAGAGGAAAACAATGAGCAAAAGCACCGTAAACGTGTGAGAACCGGAACAAAACAAACAGAGCCTGTTGAGATTAGAAAGAAAACTGAAAATGCTTTAGGTGGCCAGGCAAAAGAAGAGGCAATACCAACGGATAAAGCGCCGGCACAAGACAGGCCTCTGCGAGTTGAGCGTCGTCCAGCTACCAATGGAGGTTCTGCATCCGCAGCTAAAAACGACAATCAAGCGCCTTTACCCCCTGCTTCAAATCTTGATTTTGATAACGTTATCGTAAATGAAGGTGTATTAGAAATTATGCCTGATGGCTATGGCTTTTTGCGTTCTTCTGATTACAATTACTTAACCTCTCCTGACGATATATATGTTTCACAATCGCAGATTAAACTCTTTGGATTAAAAACGGGCGACACAGTGCGGGGAAGTATCCGTCCACCGAAAGAAGGAGAAAAGTATTTTCCATTGGTTCGCGTCGAAGCCATTAATGGTCAGGTCCCTGCGGAAGTTAGAGACAGGGTACCGTTTGACTACCTTACACCGTTGTTTCCAACCGAGCGTCTGAAACTATATACTGATGCTGGCAATAATTCTACACGGATTATGGATCTTTTCACACCTATTGGTAAAGGTCAACGCGGTTTAATTGTCGCGCAACCTAAAACAGGTAAAACCGTTTTACTAAAGGAAGTAGCAAATGCCATAGCGAAGAATCACCCTGAAGTTTATCTCATTATTTTACTTATTGATGAACGACCTGAGGAAGTCACCGATATGGCGAGGAGCGTGCGTGCGGAAGTAGTTTCTTCTACATTCGATGAACCAGCTGAACGCCATGTTAAAATTGCAAATATTGTACTTGAAAAAGCAAAACGTATGGTAGAATGCGGCCATGATGTCGTTATTCTATTAGACTCCATAACGAGATTGGCCCGGGCTTACAACACTGTTGCTCCAGCCTCGGGAAAAATACTATCTGGTGGTGTAGATGCTAATGCATTGCATAAACCCAAACGTTTTTTCGGTGCCGCCCGTAACATCGAACATGGTGGTTCTTTAACGATCTTAGCTACTGCATTGACGGATACCGGATCCAAAATGGATGAAGTGATATTTGAAGAGTTCAAAGGAACAGGTAACATGGAATTACAACTTGATCGCAAATTATCAAACAAACGTATATTCCCGGCAATTGACATTACTGCATCCAGTACCCGACGCGATGATCTATTGAACGATAAGGAAACCTTGCAAAGGATATGGGTATTGCGGAATCATTTGGCAGACATGAACTCTACTGAGGCCATGGAATTTTTATTGGCTCAGCTACGTGGCACCCGATCAAATGAAGAATTTTTGATTAGTATGAATAGTTAA
- the pssA gene encoding CDP-diacylglycerol--serine O-phosphatidyltransferase, whose protein sequence is MKKHIPNIITCLNLFSGCVGIVLAFNGQLIDAGYAILVAAFFDFMDGMAARILNVSSPMGKELDSLADMVSFGLLPAIIVFQMLQSAPAIEYDDSWIKYTAFLLAIFSALRLAKFNLDQRQTTTFIGLPTPACALFILSLPHIAMSSNPIVSAYVQNPVILLILILTLSFLLIAEIPLISLKFNNLNFRANGYRYILLIVSVCLLAFLQLTAIPLIIIVYIILSLIQHSRLPS, encoded by the coding sequence ATGAAAAAGCATATACCCAATATTATAACTTGTTTAAATCTCTTTAGCGGCTGTGTTGGTATTGTTTTAGCGTTCAATGGGCAACTGATTGATGCAGGTTATGCCATACTTGTTGCTGCTTTTTTTGATTTTATGGATGGGATGGCCGCCCGTATACTCAACGTTTCTTCTCCAATGGGTAAAGAGCTGGACTCTCTTGCGGATATGGTAAGCTTTGGTTTACTACCTGCAATTATTGTCTTTCAAATGCTGCAATCAGCCCCAGCTATTGAATATGACGATTCCTGGATTAAATATACGGCTTTTCTGCTCGCAATTTTCTCAGCTTTACGCTTGGCTAAGTTCAATCTTGATCAAAGACAAACCACAACTTTTATAGGTCTACCCACTCCTGCTTGTGCTTTGTTTATACTTTCGCTACCGCATATCGCTATGAGCAGCAACCCAATAGTCAGCGCGTATGTACAGAATCCAGTAATTTTACTAATTCTTATTCTAACGTTGAGTTTCCTGCTAATTGCCGAAATTCCACTCATATCACTTAAGTTCAACAACTTAAACTTCCGAGCTAACGGTTATAGGTATATATTATTGATTGTAAGTGTATGTTTATTGGCCTTTTTGCAATTAACAGCTATTCCCCTAATAATCATTGTATATATTATTTTATCGCTAATACAACACAGCAGATTACCTTCCTGA
- the folK gene encoding 2-amino-4-hydroxy-6-hydroxymethyldihydropteridine diphosphokinase, giving the protein MHETYLILGTNLGDRVIQLKKAIELITKRIGEVCRQSTIYETKPWGVLEQPNFLNQVLKVKTLLSPDDLLKEALAVEQMLGRVRNVKWGARLIDIDILFYDDRVINTSQLQIPHPLLHKRSFVLFPLAEIASSFIHPVFQVSISQLIESLSDNLSVQKYTEHI; this is encoded by the coding sequence ATGCATGAGACTTATCTGATTTTAGGAACCAACTTGGGGGATAGAGTAATTCAATTGAAAAAAGCAATTGAATTGATTACAAAGCGAATAGGGGAAGTTTGCCGACAATCGACTATTTACGAAACAAAGCCGTGGGGAGTGCTTGAGCAGCCGAACTTTCTTAACCAGGTCTTAAAGGTTAAAACACTCCTTTCGCCAGACGATCTCTTGAAAGAAGCACTAGCTGTTGAGCAAATGCTTGGAAGAGTGAGAAATGTAAAGTGGGGCGCTCGGCTGATTGACATAGATATTTTATTCTATGATGACCGCGTTATAAATACCTCGCAGTTACAAATACCTCATCCTTTATTGCACAAACGGTCATTTGTCTTATTTCCGCTAGCTGAAATTGCGTCCAGTTTTATACACCCGGTTTTTCAAGTTAGCATTAGCCAATTAATTGAAAGCTTGTCAGATAATCTATCTGTTCAAAAATATACAGAGCATATTTAA
- the sppA gene encoding signal peptide peptidase SppA produces the protein MKQFFKFVFASMVGVFLSIVIFTFLSIVIIGAIISAASSDKAVQISDNSIMRISLNYAIKERTDKNPLGKINIPSFSSTKTIGLDEILTRIERAKEDDRIKGIVLDIGGVGASLATLQEIREVLLDFKESKKFILAYSEGYSQKGYYLASTADKVYLNPEGSVDFRGFSAQTMFLKGTLDKLGIEAQIIKVGTYKSAVEPFILDKMSPANKEQVSSYLNSSYDYYLSNLSKSRSLPVDTLRAIANRYLGRNADLALQCKLVDELKYKDELLGELKNRLGIKKDSRIKAVNIEDYTPKETTSKNTQNRIAVIYAVGEIISGEGSDEQIGSERISRALRTAREDNKVKAIVFRVNSPGGSALASDVIWREVALAKEVKPIVVSMGDLAASGGYYISCAADSIFAQPNTITGSIGVFGVIPNMQHFLNNKLGITFDEVKTGEYASLMNVNRPLTPNEESLIQQDVNRIYDTFTKKVAEGRKIALAKVDSIGQGRVWTGAQAQKIGLVDRLGTINDAIKSAAKKADLEEYKLVSYPAMKDPFESLMGSSSDKMKTWFAKQELGEGYVIYQQAKGIVEQSGIQARLPYVITIQ, from the coding sequence ATGAAGCAGTTTTTTAAATTTGTTTTTGCCTCTATGGTGGGTGTTTTTCTCTCCATCGTAATTTTTACGTTCCTGAGTATTGTTATTATTGGAGCTATCATTAGTGCCGCCAGTTCAGACAAGGCCGTTCAAATAAGTGATAATTCCATTATGCGTATAAGTTTGAATTACGCCATAAAAGAACGCACCGATAAAAATCCTCTTGGAAAAATTAACATTCCTTCCTTTAGCTCTACTAAAACAATTGGTTTAGATGAGATACTGACTAGGATCGAACGTGCCAAAGAGGATGATCGGATAAAAGGTATTGTGCTTGATATCGGCGGTGTGGGAGCCAGTCTCGCTACTCTCCAAGAAATCAGGGAAGTCTTATTAGATTTTAAGGAGTCTAAAAAATTTATCCTTGCTTATAGCGAAGGATACTCGCAGAAAGGCTATTACCTCGCCTCTACCGCTGATAAAGTTTATTTAAATCCCGAAGGTTCCGTTGATTTTCGAGGTTTTTCGGCTCAGACAATGTTCCTAAAAGGTACGTTAGATAAGTTAGGCATTGAAGCTCAAATCATAAAAGTAGGTACTTATAAAAGCGCTGTTGAACCGTTTATTTTAGATAAAATGAGCCCAGCCAATAAAGAGCAGGTGTCTTCTTATTTAAATTCTTCGTACGATTATTATCTCAGTAACTTGTCGAAATCACGTAGTCTCCCTGTAGACACTTTACGTGCAATCGCCAACCGGTATCTGGGGAGAAATGCAGATTTAGCGCTTCAGTGTAAATTGGTCGATGAACTAAAATATAAAGATGAGCTTTTAGGAGAACTGAAAAATCGACTAGGTATAAAGAAAGACAGTAGAATCAAGGCGGTTAATATCGAAGACTATACACCAAAAGAGACAACGTCCAAAAACACCCAGAATAGAATAGCTGTTATCTATGCTGTCGGGGAAATCATCTCTGGAGAGGGGTCTGATGAGCAAATAGGTTCCGAGCGAATTTCAAGAGCATTACGCACGGCGAGAGAGGATAATAAAGTAAAAGCCATAGTATTCCGAGTAAATTCGCCTGGAGGCAGCGCCCTAGCATCTGATGTCATCTGGCGAGAGGTAGCGCTTGCAAAAGAAGTAAAACCTATCGTTGTATCGATGGGTGATTTAGCCGCTTCCGGAGGATATTACATATCGTGTGCCGCAGATTCCATTTTTGCACAACCCAACACGATCACTGGTTCCATTGGCGTTTTCGGTGTTATACCAAACATGCAACATTTCCTTAATAACAAATTAGGGATTACCTTTGATGAGGTAAAAACAGGCGAATATGCAAGTTTAATGAATGTAAACCGCCCATTAACGCCAAACGAAGAAAGTCTGATTCAACAAGATGTGAATAGAATTTATGACACTTTTACAAAAAAGGTAGCCGAAGGAAGAAAAATTGCACTGGCAAAAGTAGATAGTATAGGTCAAGGAAGGGTATGGACAGGTGCACAAGCACAGAAAATAGGGTTAGTAGACCGTTTAGGAACGATAAACGACGCAATTAAATCAGCCGCGAAGAAAGCCGACTTAGAAGAATATAAGCTAGTCAGTTATCCAGCAATGAAAGATCCTTTTGAATCATTGATGGGCTCCTCCAGCGATAAAATGAAAACATGGTTCGCTAAACAGGAGTTAGGAGAAGGATATGTTATCTATCAGCAGGCCAAAGGTATCGTAGAACAGAGTGGTATCCAAGCAAGACTTCCCTACGTCATAACTATTCAATAA